A stretch of DNA from Hydra vulgaris chromosome 03, alternate assembly HydraT2T_AEP:
acgaATGTATCTaaacgttgcttggtgcagcacgaATGTATCTaaacgttgcttggtgcagcacgaatgtatctaaaaataaaaagcttataattaaacaaaaacaagctgTTTGGAAATGTGGATCGCTTCTCGCACACTAagattctttttaataaattcaaaatactcAACGTATTTCAACTTAATCTGTAtcatattcttatatttatgttcaaagtagATAATAAAGTGGCACCcagtttatttaacttttttgaaaaaataaatcattcatGCCCAACAAGGTTTTCAAATAGCAATTATATTCAACCCAAAACATGTTATTCTGCGACTAAGTTCTCGATTGCAATCAGAGGACCTAAATTATGTAACACGCTATTGGATAacgagttaaaaaaaatttcttcccttgatcgatttaaaaataaaataaaaaataaacttttgataattgacAACGAATGGACTTattctgaaacttttaaatacgACTAATCATTTGtgttttacttgttatttactttatttttgatcatatttatttttgattttaatctgAATCTTCAATGTAATCTTTCTTTGATGTTCATGTTTTATCGCATTTTTATTcacttttaaattcaaaatcttaataaataaaagtttaatatatatatatatatatatatatatatatatatatatatatatatatatatatatatatatatatatatatatatatatatatatatatatatatatatataattatatatatatatatatatatatatatatataataactatttttatatttgcatttatatatgtactttatgcttatattaaatttttttttttttttttttttaaaaatcttcgcttccaacaaggctgcaagcagcCACTAAttaaagttggaagttactgaaagagaaaagatgatgattgtagagcaagatagcGATTGACGGACGACTTAAAggattgcaagttatatgaatccAGAAAGCATGATGATAGAACCCTGAATTTTGAAGTTACAGAATaaggccaaggatagaaccctGAATTATGAAGTacaaaataagaagaagagtgctgtcaaCCAAGGACATTGTGATAACCCCAGCCgtgtatatacattttattcaagtctaattttttaaaaattttctttataagtaaatacataataataataatagtaataacaataataacaataataataatagtaataataataaattggaGTGATGTTTATAAAAGTCAAAATGCAAATGAAGCgtgtaatttatatttaaacaaatttcgaGAGATTTTCTATAAAGCGTATCCAActgaagtaataaaaataaaaacaaaaacacttgcTAATCCATGATAAAACACTTATAAAATGCtctaaaaccaaacaaaaattatacaataaacttctaaaaaataaaaacacagttaatgaaaaaaattacaaaacatacaaatacttttataccaatcttcttaaaaaaactaaaaaaatatattacagaaAACAAATTACTAATTGTAagttagatattaaaaaaacatggtcagtaataaatgatttaatagagaaaaataaagataaaacttcTTTGCTACCAAAAAGAATCAATatcataaatacatatatattatgcCCTAAACAAATATCAGaggagtttaataaatattttacaaatttaagaCTTGATCTTGCTAACAAAATTATACCAAACTTATCATTAAcctataattcttttaaaatcttaaacaatCAGACGACAAAACCTTGCATGACTTTGACTtaacattaaaagaatttgaaacgGCTTTTTCCTccttaaaaaagaataaatcacCGGGGTGTGATGATATACCCAGTAACATacttattgcaaataaaaatattattagtaaacCGTTGTTTCATATTGTAAAACTTTCTTTAGATCAAGGGGTATTTCCTGATGTactaaaattagcaaaagtatttccaatttataaaaatgatgatCGTTCTAACGTTTCCAACTACATGCCTATTTCATTGCTTTCTGTATTTTCGAAAATACTCGAACGTGTAATTTACAATAGAATCTTTgatcattttactaaaaacaacttcttttattcaaaacaatttgaatttcagaaaaatcatttaactGAACATTTAACTGAGCTTGTATTGAATtagttgatgaaataaataatggctttaacaaaaacaaatttactctAGGTATATTTATCGATCtctcaaaagcttttgacactgttgaTCATTGTATATTGTTAGAAAAGTTGAAATACTATGGAGTAACTAATAAGGTCTACTATTGGATTAAAAGTTACCTCACGgatagaaaacaatatgttctAAATCAAGAATACGGAATACTTAAAATCCCGTGTGGAGTACCGCAAGGATCGATACTTGGTCCTCTCTTAttgttagtttatgtaaatgacttaaataatgCGTCAGTAAAGTTAAACCCAATTATGTTTGCGGATGATACAGACATATTTCTTTCCATCAATAGTATTAAACAACTTTATGCAGACATGAATTTGGAATTAATTAAGATAAATGACTGGTTTATAGCGAATAAACTCTTattaaacgttaaaaaaacaaagtataccTTATTTCATGAAAAATACACGAAGAAAATCTTCCCCTTAAATTACCAgacctatttttaaataatatacagaTAAAAAGAAgactttataaagtttttcgGAATACTTgttgataataatttatcttgGCTTTCccatattaaataattacaaacaaaagttAGTAAAACCATTGGTCTGATATACCGAGTTCGTCAAACTGACGAACTCAAATGGTTTAGACAAACTGTATTTACTGTATGTAAATACAGTTTGTCTAAACTGTATTTACATACAGTAAATCAAGTATGTAAATACAGTTTATCTGTACATAGTATGTAAATACAGTATACAAGTATGTACATACAGTATGTAAATACAATACAAGTATGTAAATACAGTTTGCCTAAACTGTATTTACATACAGTAATTACAGTTTAGAACTTTAGACAAACTACAGTTAGAACTTTAGACAAACTGTATTTACTGTATGTAAATACAGTTTGTCTAaagttaatatacttttctttaattcattgttTCATTAACTATGCGAACATTACATGGGCTAGTACACAaccatcaaaacttaaaaaaaatacattgtttgcaaaaacatgcGTGTAGAATTATTTACGGGAAAAAAAGAGGAGAGCTTACTAAACCCTTAATGagaaatatgaaaatgatgaatgtatacgaaataaatttttatcagcgaataaaaaacaaattcaaagtTTGGTATTTTGTCCCTTAATTTCAGAGCTTTAGTTtgtttttctctttaaaaacttaaacagaagtttctttaaaaactttaacagaagattttaaagaaacttttgttaaagttttaactaCAGGGTGTacgattaaaaattatttactattaaaaattatttacctaGTTACATAAAACTGATATTCGgaagtttttagaaaatgtttttatgattttctctttttaaaaaattgttttgtatagTGTTATGTTTCGTATATgatactttttaaattcttaatttaaaaaaaaaaccttaaaattaaGATACTTCAAAAtgaaaattaggaaaaaatagtaatttataacttaagtcGTGTGTTTTAaatgcaatcttttaaattagtaaaaaattacaattacttaaatatactaaaattttcattcttaaataaataaataatgtgccaatagataaaataaactttgagaagtactttttttttattaaaagatttcctGCCGAAGCCAAAACCCTCGCCGTTGTATTTACGCTCCATCTATAAATAGCCAGTCGATGAATGTACTATCTACaaggtgtagttaaggcgatttacaaattattcgaattctctttatttagaattagcatgattttatcagcgtaCTATGTCCAAACCAGAGCTTTagatgttataactttttttcttcaaatttttattatttaaagaaactattttttttttatatacaattttcaaaacctttttattacccctaatagtgaatctaaagaacaccatttttTGAGACTTTTGATCACTTTCGCTTATCGacgttaacatgaatttagttaaaatcttttgaaaaagtgccTTAACCAACTATAGATTTTAGTTCTAATTGATTCTGACGtgtattaactatatatagttgtcaaaatacaaTAGTTCCATCAATTTTCACTGAAAATACTAGAATTCccaccaagaaagagcttataattaggaaaaattgccaataaacgatcagaacagatcatattattaaaatatgacgttcatttcacctaaaaaatttatttaaaatcttattcaaatttggacaAGCGATTGTGTTTTTtagaagattatttaaaaaaaaaaaaatcttcggtctgggttttttctctacaaacatttatattttaaaaatttatcaattttaaattttttttcttttcataattcacagatctgatcatttaacggaaaaatgtcgtagtcaacaaagtattatacagacgctataatattttaaaattgccttaactaaACCGAGTACTGCGCTAGacttacttttaaatgtaaaaaatctttacaattttttttttaatttttagattaaaagatttctctcttttttttaaattaaacgtGCGAATCGACTATAGTTAAATATAGTCAattcgtttttgttttttttttacgtgcGAATAGACactctgttttatttattaaacttaaattaacttCGCGTGTTGGTAATAATATAAGATTATCAGCATTTAGAACTTTGTTAGGTAATTCCAATTAaaatgctaaactttttttatataacaagttTTATAACTCGTTATAACTTTTTACAGCGCCTTTAAtcgcaaatttattttttaaattaattgtaattcTATAAGAATCTTAACCCTCTCACTTCGCGCCATCCTTGACGTTAGAATTGGAAAGATagatagaaaataaacaaagtttaaaagattaaaattaatgGAGCTTTAAAAAAAGTCCTTAATTTGAAAAAGCTCAAATAAATATCTCTAATCATTAAATCAATTTACTTAGCAACGCGTAtcatatcaaaaaatatcaatttaaaccTAACATTAAAtgaataagaaacaaaaaagttttgtataatTAGTTCCTACCTTTAAACCTgatataaagtaatattttgtttttttactacatcgcaaaaaaagtttaattataccTAAAAactaagaattaaaaaaaggatcGAGGTCAATAAAaacttcactaaaaaaaaaagtataaatgtaaactattaggttttaatttaaactctaactttaattttaagttcaaataaataactttgcaaTACACTTCGAAAATTGCACAATGTTTTTTATGCACTAACTATAATCTTGCATCAACTAACTTTTTATCAAGGAGTCCTTTAACGTCATAAACCACATTATTGACATTTAAGTAATCTCGAATGTTTAGTTTTGAAAACTCTTTATGTCCTACAGCTAATATAATTGCATCAAATTTCTTATTTGCAGGGATTTCGTTAAAAGCTTCAATACTGTACACTTGTCTCACTTGCTCTAGACTTGCCCAAGGATCAacaactaaaatatttgttccaTAGGTACTTAATTCAGTGACTATGTTTATTACTTTAGTGTTTCTTACATCAGGGCAATCCTCTTTAAACGTAAAGCCTAAAACCAAAATATCGGCACCTTTCACTTTGACGTCCTTTTTTACCATTAGTTTGATGGTTTCTGTGACAATATATTTACCCATTTCATCGTTTAAACGCCTTCCTGCTAAAATAATTTCTGGGTGATAACCTAGTTCTTGAGCTTTTTGTGCTAAATAGTATGGATCAACGCCAATACAATGTCCACCAACTAAACCTGGTTTAAATTTAAGGAAGTTCCATTTTGTACTAGCAGCTTCAAGCACGTCATTTGTGTCAATTCCCATTAAGTTACAAATTTTCGCTAACTCATTTACAAAAGCAATGTTTATGTCTCGTTGAGAGTTTTCAATTACTTTTGCTGCTTCTGCTACTTTTATGCTTGTTGCTTTATATGTTCCAGCAACAATTATAGTTTTGTAAAGTTGGTCAACTTTTTCAGCCACTTCTGCATTTGAACCTGatgttacttttattattttggtaactGTGTGTTCTTTATCGCCAGGATTAATTCTTTCGGGCGAATATCCTGCAAAAAAATcgacattaaattttaatccaGAAATTTTTTCTAGAATCGGAATGCATTTGTCTTCTGTAACACCTGGATATACTGTTGATTCGTAAAtaacaatatcatttttttttaaaactttgccAACATCTTCACTAGCTTTGCATAAAGCTGTTAAATCTGGTCTGTTATTTTTATCAGTGGGGGTTGGAACTGCTACGATATAGAAGTTGCAATCTTTTATATCTTCTAAGTTACTGCTGCATGTAAAACTAGCAAATTCGGTTTTGGttgttaaaacactttttaaataatcattatttacTTCAAAAGTTCTGTCTATgccttttaaaatttcttcaactcttaacttatttatatcaaaatcaatggtatgtttttttttaccaaattcaACGGCTAAAGGTAAACCAACATAACCTAACCCAATGACAGCAATCttgctcatttttttttaataataaaatttctatatagTGTATAAGATATACAGCTAactagttaatttttatttaattttgtattaattttttttatacagtttagCTGTGGTAAGTATTCTAATTAAGAAAAGGttagtaatagtaaaaaaaatgacgtctttataaattacattgacatttaaaattataataaatactatagcattttaattgcgttttttaaaagtttacctgtttttatttatagagtATGTGgagatataattattaaaaaagcactttttaaaaaagtaacaacaaatcTTTGAtcagtttttatcaaaatttctttttgagacgataaaatatttcaaatgtttcgtatttattaagttaaataaactacACTTCCTGTGGATAATAGTATTAGATTGTCTACATTGAGATCTCATTGTGTTTGATACTTgaagttatttaattatcaaaagAAAGCTAAGTTTTTATACGTAAGTGTTAAACGTAATTTATACTTCTGTCAATGAtcgaaatataaattttatttataaaatattacattataaaaatgctatttataacaatagaaataaaactatatatgtatttataattgaaaaaaaagactaaacGAAAATTTCTCTCTCTCTAGTtacctctctctctctctctctctctctctctctctctatatatatatatatatatatatatatatatatatatatata
This window harbors:
- the LOC100200825 gene encoding vi polysaccharide biosynthesis protein VipA/TviB-like, which translates into the protein MSKIAVIGLGYVGLPLAVEFGKKKHTIDFDINKLRVEEILKGIDRTFEVNNDYLKSVLTTKTEFASFTCSSNLEDIKDCNFYIVAVPTPTDKNNRPDLTALCKASEDVGKVLKKNDIVIYESTVYPGVTEDKCIPILEKISGLKFNVDFFAGYSPERINPGDKEHTVTKIIKVTSGSNAEVAEKVDQLYKTIIVAGTYKATSIKVAEAAKVIENSQRDINIAFVNELAKICNLMGIDTNDVLEAASTKWNFLKFKPGLVGGHCIGVDPYYLAQKAQELGYHPEIILAGRRLNDEMGKYIVTETIKLMVKKDVKVKGADILVLGFTFKEDCPDVRNTKVINIVTELSTYGTNILVVDPWASLEQVRQVYSIEAFNEIPANKKFDAIILAVGHKEFSKLNIRDYLNVNNVVYDVKGLLDKKLVDARL